In Vibrio mangrovi, the DNA window GATGGAATATCTTTACCGTCAACCTGCCCCTGAAGTGCAAGCGTGTAGTTGTCGAGCTGCCCTTTCAGATTCAAATGGGCAAGATCCAGCTGATATTGTGAGTCTCCCGTCAGTGGCCACTGCCCGGAGAAATCCCGGACGGTGATTTCAAACGGCAAGCCTTCTGTTATGGGTTCAAGCTGAGCTGAAATATCAGCCTGTACTCGTTCACCCAGTCCTGCGTCTACCTTCATCTTTGCCAGACTGCCACGCAAATGTGCAGTAACCGTCTGCCCGTTGATTTCCGGCAGATGCAACACCGAATTCAACTGGATATTCAGCGGATAACCTCCGGATAGTGTCGCCTGACCTTGTGCGGCAACATCCAGCTCCGGTGTCGACACTTCTAACTGTTGTAAACGAACCCGGTGCCGGAACGCCTGACCGGAAACATGAAGCTGTTTAATCTCCTGGGCCAGTCCGCCGCGAATATTCATCCCTTCCAGACTGAATTCATTCAGGCGGACATCAACCGGAATCCAGACTTCAGGCAATGTGACTGCCGGATATGAAAAAGAGGAGAGTGATGATGCTGCCGTCTGTTGTGATTCCGGTGACGTATGGAGATCAACAGTAATCTGCCGCAATGCTGTTTTATCCAGCGTCAGCCGGCTCCTGTACCACGAAAAACCACCACTGAACTGCTGCCACTGAATCCGCATTTGTGGTAATTCCAGAATGATATCTTCCAGTGAGAAATGGGAAACAGTAATTGGAACCGGCAAACTGATCACCGGATAAGGGTCTGAATCAGTATCATCAGGCCCGGAAGGCTGGCTATCTTCCGGCAGGGAAAGGTGTGCTCCACGAACAGTCAGGGAATCAAGACACAGTGAGGGCTGAAACAGGCAGCGACTCCGTATGGACAATCCGACCTGCGCAAGCTGAACCGCCAGTTGTGTCTGTGAATCAGCGTACACCACATCATGCAGACTCATCTCTCCGCCTAAAATGCCCTCGGCCCGCTCAATACGAAGCCCCGGTACAAAACGCTCAGCTCCGGTAACCGCCAGATGCAGTCCGGCAGGTGTATATAACAGAAATGCTGTCAGTGAAATCAACAGCGCCAGCACTAGTACCACGGCAATCATTAACCACTGACTGGTGCGTAACGCAAGCCGAATCATAGCTCCGGCCCCAGCGTAAAGTGGATCTGGAATTCATCTCCTGGCGTAGTATCCAGTCCCCAGGCGAAATCGAGGCGCACCGGTCCAATCGGAGACACCCAGCGCACACCGAAGCCGGTGCCCCGCTTCCAGTCCGGGGTGTCATTAAAAGCATCACCATAATCGTAAAATAGTGCGCCCCACCAGTTACCATACAGGTTGTATTGGTATTCCAGCGATGCCGTCGCAAGATATTTCGCACCACTGCGCGAGCCACTTGCATCGCGCGGGGAAATCGATTCGTATCCATAACCGCGGATACTATTGTCTCCCCCGGCAAAAAATCTCAGCGACGGAGAAACCTGACTGAAGTCATCGACTAAATTCGCACCACCATCCAGCCGTAACAGGCCACGATGCCGGTCATTATAAGTGCGAATCCACGAAGTCCCTGCCTGAATCCTCAAAATATCGGTTTCCGAGTGAAAGTTCTCATTACCGTATTCCAGCGTCAGTGTTTCTTTGTCACCCCAGGTCAGCAAGCGCTTACCCCGAATCCGGGTGCGGGTAAAGGTGATCCCCGGAAGGACAAACTGACCGACATCATCCAGATCGCCCTGTTCATAGTTCTCAATCAGATAACGGGTAAAAATAGTCCGGTGCCATCCATTCGACAAACGCCAGTGTCTTTCCAGCGAGAGATTGGATTCAATACTTTGCGTATCCAGATTATCAACCCGTTTCAAACCATACTGAATCTGATAATACTGATTCAGTACATCTTCCAGCGGGATTTTATAACTTGCCGAAACGACCTGTTCCGGCTCTGACAATGAGAAACGACTACTGAAACTGTGCCCACGATTATTGAACCAAGGTTTATTCCATTTCAGCAGAACTTCAGGCCCGACGTCGGTCGAATAGCCTAACCCGGTTTCAATCTGATTTTTACTCGCCGGGGTCAGAGTGACATTCATTGGTAAATCACGCTGTGTATCAAGATGGCTCAAATCCGGTTCAACTAATACAGAAGCAAACCAGTCGGTACTCGCCAGACGTTGATTGAATTCTCCCACCTTGGAAACCAGATACGGATCGCCGGGCCGGTATGTCTGAAGTGAAGCAACCCGTTCCGGATCGATCTGACTGCCGACCATAATGGTCTGCCCGAAACGATAACGAATCCCACTGTTAAAATGCAGCACCACACGAGCCAGATTTTCATCGGCCAGGATCTCTAAACGGTTTTCTGCAAACGTCCCGTTAAAATAACCTCTTTCCAGAGCTAAGCTCTGTAGCCCGGATTTCAGTTGCTCATAATCTTCATGATTGAGGATTTCACCTTTTTTCAGCCGACTATTCTCAACCAAACGGATAAAATCCTCATCACTACGTGCTTCTCCCGTTAACTGAATATCGGCAGAATCAATATAAGTGGGCGGACCGGGCTCCACATCAGCCTGAATTTCAGAATTTTCCTGATCATATTCAAAACTGATCACCGGATGATAGTAGCCGAGAGCCTGCAAAGCCTGTGATATGTTGTCTTCAATACGGGCGCGAAAACGTAAGCGGGGAGAATAGTCACTCTGAGGAATTGACGAAAGGTAAGCTTCTACATTGTTATACAAATCCCCACTCAATCCGTTAATCTTTAAAGATATCTGACGCTCAGCAGATACCGCTGAGAAGCACAGAACAGACAGTAAACAGAAAAGCGTTAAATATCGTCTCATACAGCCGTTTTGTAACGTGAATAGGATGAAGTGTTAAAACAATATCTTAACCGTAGACAAGCCTTTCGTCTGTATACTTTGCGTAAATTTTACCTTTTGGACGCATTTTACTCGGTCAATCCCTGTATGGGATGGTCATCGTTTGTCCGACCTTTCTTGTCGGGCTCATCCAATGGCAACACGAGAGATAATCAGGATTGATTCATGCTGTTTCTGCGGTCTGAACTTCATCTCTGGAAGCCAGTTAACACTTTTCACTCAACCGTACAAAACACCATCATTCTCTGACTATTTTTACCGCAGAAAAACAACAAGCCGGTTCGCGTCTCATAAAATATGAACTACATTTATAAACCCAACACCCCAAGACACATCCTTACACATGCCATATGAAGATAATACAAGGTAAAGTCATGTCAGAAAAACAACAGATGGTTACAGAAGAAACTGCGCTGAAAGGTCGTTTCACTCCACTTGAGATTGAAGACAGCCACTTTGTCAATCATTCCCGGCTCACTGCCGAACCGGAAAAAGGGCAGCAGAAAATATTAGTCGGGATGGGGTGTTTCTGGGGAGCGGAAAGACTGTTCTGGCAACTTCCCGGCATCGTTTCTACATCCGTCGGCTATTCAGGCGGATATACGCCTAATCCTACTTATGAAGAGGTCTGTACCGGTCTGACGGGCCATACGGAAGTGGTCAGGATTATTTACCAGCCACAACAGATTTCTCTGGAAAAACTGCTGGGTTACTTCTGGGAAAATCATGACCCGACTCAGGGAATGCGTCAGGGCAATGATCTGGGAACACAATACCGTTCAGCCATTTATGTCTACAATGATAAACAACGATTAATTGCCGAACATTCCCGGCAAACCTACCAAAAATCACTGATGCACGAAGGTCAGGGAAAAATTACGACCGAGATCCTGTCAGCCGGGCCTTATTACTTTGCCGAAAGCTACCATCAACAGTATCTGGCGAAAAACCCCAATGGCTATTGCGGACTTGCCGGCACCGGAGTGTGCTTCAACCCGCTCTGACCGGATAGCGGATTATTATACGAAGAAAAATTGTTACACGAATAAAACTTGCACCAGCCGACAATTGTTATATTATAACATTTCTATCATTAACACCGGATGTTACATGTCGGCTGCCACTCAAACTGTAGGTTTATTAAAAGAAATAGGTTTGTCAGAAAAAACAAATCTGTCAAAAGAAATAAGTCTGTCAGAAATAATACGTCAGCCGATGAAGATGGTTGCACTTGCCTCCATCTTTTTGACACTCTGGCTCAGCGCTGCCTACATTGTTCATCAATCTGACACATTGGCCGTGCATCATCAGCACCATGACTGTCAGTTATTTGCCGGTATTCACCATGCAATTCAATCTCATGGAACCATTCTGCCAGTCATCGCGTCTCACGAATTTATCGAGCCGACTGCTGAAATTATAAAAATAAGCCTCCCGTTTCTGGCTTATTTTGCACGCTCACCTCCGCTAGTCATTCAGTAACCCAGCCCGGAATCGAAGACGCTCAAATATGTCTCAGAAGCGCTTCACAGCATGAAACTCCACAATTACATATGGGTTCTCTTGTGATGCATCTGCAACGGTCAGACTGAGTCATCTAAAATAAAGTCATCAGTCCCCGTATTGATCCATTTGATTGGTACGCCGATTCCGAACCGGGGTTAACTATGAATTTTGTTTAAGTCATCTTAACTACGGAGTTTTTTACATGTTAAAAATACATAACCTTGCAATCCTTGCAGGGCTGATCACGGCTGCATCCGCTCATGCAGAAGAGAACTTTCGCCAGCATGAAGCGCACGTTCACGGTGTTGTCGAAATGAACATTGCTCAGGATGCCAATGAATTACTGGTTGAAATCACTTCACCGGGAATGGATATTGTCGGTTTTGAGCATCCGCCACAAACCCCTCAGGAGCATCAGGCTCTCGATCAGGCGATGGAACTGCTGGAACAGGCGGATAATCTCATCACGATCAATACTCAGGCAGGCTGTAAGCTTGAACATAGCGATGTGCACCAAACCTCTCATCATCATGAAGATGAGCATGATCACGATGCTGCGCATCACCACGATCATGATGAAGCAGCCCATGACAGCGAACACCATCATGACCATGATGAAGACGCCCATGAAGATGAACATCACCATGACGGAGATGAACATGAGCATGGTACGCATAATGCGTTCTCAATTCAGTATCGCTATACCTGCCGGGATAGCGAAAATCTGAACCACCTGTCAACCCAGTGGTTTAATCATTTCCCACACACTCATGAAATCCACACCAATGTCTTTACGGATCGTCAGCAGACAGCCATTAAGCTGAATCCACACCAGACCGATGTGTCTTTATAACGTGAACTTCAAATACCGGCAGGGCAGTCTATGCCCTGCCTTATCAGAGGATTTCGAGTGATGAAGGATTCACAACCATCCGGATCAGAATACGTAATCGAACTCAGCAATGCGCAGTTTCGGTGGGCTGATGATGCACCACCGACCATTGATATTGAACACCTGACTGTCAGCGCCGGTGAACACCTGTTTATCAAAGGACCCAGTGGCTGCGGGAAGTCGACACTTCTTGCTCTGTTAACCGGTATTAATACCTGCCAGTCCGGTTCGGTCTCGGTGTTAAACCATGATCTGTCCCAACTGACATCCAGACAGAGAGACAGGTTCCGGGCTGATCATATCGGTTATATATTCCAGCAGTTTAATCTATTGCCGTATCTGTCCGTCATTGACAATGTACTGCTCCCCTGCCATTTCTCGGAGCTACGCCGCACAAATGTTTCCGGTTCTTTACACGAAAAAGCCCGACAACTGCTGACCGGGCTGAAGCTACCAGAACATCTACTGACTCAACCGGTGGTAGAACTCAGTATCGGACAACAGCAACGGGTTGCCGCTGCCCGGGCTTTAATTGGCTCGCCAAAGCTCATTATTGCCGACGAACCTACCTCAGCGCTGGACTACGATAACCGCAGTGCTTTCATTGAGCTCCTGATGGAAGAAGCCGATCAAGTGAATGCCACACTGATTTTTGTCAGCCACGATCCCACTCTGGAATCAATGTTTAACCGCAGCATCAATTTGCCGCAACTGAACCTGGCGGGGAAACACGTATGAAAATCATTATGAATCTGGCCTGGAAAAGCGTGCTCAACAGGAAAACAACAGCACTGTTAACCGTTCTGACCGTCGCAATCTCGGTTATTCTGCTCATGGGAGTCGAACGGATCCGGACACAGGCCAAAAGTAGCTTTGCCAATACCATTTCAGGTACCGATCTGATCGTCGGCGGGCGCTCCGGACAGGTCAATCTGCTACTTTATTCGGTATTTCGTATCGGCAACGCGACCAACAATATCGACTGGAAAA includes these proteins:
- the zrgA gene encoding zinc uptake protein ZrgA, which produces MLKIHNLAILAGLITAASAHAEENFRQHEAHVHGVVEMNIAQDANELLVEITSPGMDIVGFEHPPQTPQEHQALDQAMELLEQADNLITINTQAGCKLEHSDVHQTSHHHEDEHDHDAAHHHDHDEAAHDSEHHHDHDEDAHEDEHHHDGDEHEHGTHNAFSIQYRYTCRDSENLNHLSTQWFNHFPHTHEIHTNVFTDRQQTAIKLNPHQTDVSL
- the msrA gene encoding peptide-methionine (S)-S-oxide reductase MsrA is translated as MSEKQQMVTEETALKGRFTPLEIEDSHFVNHSRLTAEPEKGQQKILVGMGCFWGAERLFWQLPGIVSTSVGYSGGYTPNPTYEEVCTGLTGHTEVVRIIYQPQQISLEKLLGYFWENHDPTQGMRQGNDLGTQYRSAIYVYNDKQRLIAEHSRQTYQKSLMHEGQGKITTEILSAGPYYFAESYHQQYLAKNPNGYCGLAGTGVCFNPL
- a CDS encoding DUF2607 family protein, which produces MSEKTNLSKEISLSEIIRQPMKMVALASIFLTLWLSAAYIVHQSDTLAVHHQHHDCQLFAGIHHAIQSHGTILPVIASHEFIEPTAEIIKISLPFLAYFARSPPLVIQ
- a CDS encoding ABC transporter ATP-binding protein, with protein sequence MKDSQPSGSEYVIELSNAQFRWADDAPPTIDIEHLTVSAGEHLFIKGPSGCGKSTLLALLTGINTCQSGSVSVLNHDLSQLTSRQRDRFRADHIGYIFQQFNLLPYLSVIDNVLLPCHFSELRRTNVSGSLHEKARQLLTGLKLPEHLLTQPVVELSIGQQQRVAAARALIGSPKLIIADEPTSALDYDNRSAFIELLMEEADQVNATLIFVSHDPTLESMFNRSINLPQLNLAGKHV
- the tamA gene encoding autotransporter assembly complex protein TamA — its product is MRRYLTLFCLLSVLCFSAVSAERQISLKINGLSGDLYNNVEAYLSSIPQSDYSPRLRFRARIEDNISQALQALGYYHPVISFEYDQENSEIQADVEPGPPTYIDSADIQLTGEARSDEDFIRLVENSRLKKGEILNHEDYEQLKSGLQSLALERGYFNGTFAENRLEILADENLARVVLHFNSGIRYRFGQTIMVGSQIDPERVASLQTYRPGDPYLVSKVGEFNQRLASTDWFASVLVEPDLSHLDTQRDLPMNVTLTPASKNQIETGLGYSTDVGPEVLLKWNKPWFNNRGHSFSSRFSLSEPEQVVSASYKIPLEDVLNQYYQIQYGLKRVDNLDTQSIESNLSLERHWRLSNGWHRTIFTRYLIENYEQGDLDDVGQFVLPGITFTRTRIRGKRLLTWGDKETLTLEYGNENFHSETDILRIQAGTSWIRTYNDRHRGLLRLDGGANLVDDFSQVSPSLRFFAGGDNSIRGYGYESISPRDASGSRSGAKYLATASLEYQYNLYGNWWGALFYDYGDAFNDTPDWKRGTGFGVRWVSPIGPVRLDFAWGLDTTPGDEFQIHFTLGPEL